One Rosa chinensis cultivar Old Blush chromosome 5, RchiOBHm-V2, whole genome shotgun sequence genomic region harbors:
- the LOC121049038 gene encoding ABC transporter A family member 3-like, which produces MEAYQRRREERPQNRRPALEDEHEWRMRNGRASFCTLANAPLRKNLTFQKRNMKQNVRLVSVPILPCIMLLLIQILVNHELDKPKNRCGCVCVDTDGDDECEKVCGLEYSTVDQGFTSLPKWVCPA; this is translated from the exons ATGGAAGCGTACCAGCGGCGGAGGGAGGAGAGGCCTCAAAATCGTCGTCCAGCTTtagaagatgaacatgaatgGAGGATGAGGAATGGTCGTGCCAGCTTCTGTACTCTAGCAAATGCGCCGCTCAGAAAGAACTTAACTTtccag AAAAGGAATATGAAACAGAATGTTCGGCTTGTTTCAGTCCCAATTTTGCCATGTATAATGCTCCTTCTCATCCAAATTTTGGTCAACCATGAACTGGACAAGCCTAAGAATAGGTGTGGTTGTGTTTGTGTTGATACTGACGGAGACGACGAATGTGAGAAAGTTTGTGGATTGGAATACTCAACTGTGGATCAAGGGTTCActtctctcccaaaatgggtCTGTCCAGCttaa